DNA from Deltaproteobacteria bacterium:
AACCGGGCCGTGCGGCGGTCGTCCGGCACATCCTCGAGATCGGCGAGCAGCCGCGCGTTGTTCGCGGCGTCGTCGCCGTGGGCGCCGGCGTAGCGCGCGCTGTGGACGCCGGGCGCGCCGCCGAGCGCGTCGACCTCGATGCCGCTGTCGTCGGCCAGGGCGGGCAACCCGGTCGCTGCAGCCGCCGCCCGCGCCTTGCGGATCGCGTTGGCCTCGAACGTGTCACCGTCCTCCACGACGGCGGGCAGCGGCACGTCGTCGGCCGACAGCACGTCGATCGGCAGATCGGCCAACAGCTCGCGCAGCTCCGCCACCTTGCCGCGGTTGTGCGTCGCGAACACCAGTCTCGGGCGGTGCGGCCGACTCACGTGTGCCCCCCTTCCCGGGCGGCGTCGATCGCCGCCTGCTGGGCGGCACACAGCCGGCGGATCCCGCCGGCCGCGAGGTCGAGCATCGCCGCGAGCTGGGCGCGATCGAATGGCTGGCGCTCGGCCGTGCCCTGCACTTCGACGAGCCGGCCCGACTCGGTCATCACGACGTTCATGTCGACCTCGGCCGCCGCGTCCTCCTCGTATGACAGGTCGAGCCGCACCTCGCCGTCGACAATGCCGACCGACACCGCGGCGACGCGTTCGCGCAGAGCCGGCGCACCGTCGCCCAGGGCCAGCGCGAGGGCCACGCATCCCCCGGTAATGGACGCGCACCGCGTGCCGCCGTCGGCCTGCAGCACGTCGCAGTCGAGCGTGACCGTCCGTTCACCGAGCTGGTCGAACGCGACGACCGCGCGCAACGCCCGTCCGATCAGCCGCTGGATCTCCTTGTCGCGGCCGCCCTGCGAGCGGCGTCCGCGCGTGTGTGTCGCACTCGGCAGCATCGCATATTCCGCCGTCACCCAGCCGGTGCCCGGCGTCTCGACGAACGGGGGCACGCGGTCTTCGATCGATGCGGCGCACACCACCCAGGTGTCGCCGAGCCGGATCAGCGCGCTGCCGGCGGGATGGCGCTGAAAGCGCGGGGTGATCGACAGGGGCCGAAGCTCGTCGTTTGCGCGTCCGTCGGGGCGAGGCATCCGCCGTCGTATAGCACGCGCGCGCGGGCGCGACGCGGGGGCGGCGCGGTCACGGGCCGGCCATCGCGGACGCGAGCGCCTCGCAGATCGCGGCGCGCGTGTCGGGCCGGCGCAGCTGCGGGCCTTCGATCGGATGGTCGAGGAAGCCGACCTCGACGAGCACCGCCGGCATGGTGAGCCCGAGCAGCACGTGCATGGCGTCCTGGCGCACCCCGCGATCGCCCTCGGGTCCGCGGACGGAGCGGAGGGCGCGCTGCACGCGCAGCGCCAGAGCGGCCGACGCGGGCAGCGCGAGGCTGCGCTCCACGTCGTCGAGCAGCGCGGCGGTCCGTCGGTCCACGCCAGCGCGTGCGGGGCCGTCGTCGTACCGCAGCGCCGGCGCGTCCACCTCGATGGCCTCGGGGGTGAGCACGTACGTTTCGTAGCCGCGCTGATCGTGGCGCTCGGTGGCGTTGAAGTGGATGCTCACGAACCGGTCGGCGCCGAGAGCGTGGGCGCGGCGGACGCGGTCGCGCAGCGACACGTACTCGTCGCGCTCGCGCGTGAGAGCGACGCGGAAGCCCGCCGCGCGCAGCCGTTCCGCGACGCATCGGGCCATGGCGAGGGTCTCGCGCTTTTCGTACACGCCGGGTTCGGCGCCGGGGGCGCCGGTGTTCGCGCCGCCGTGGCCCGGGTCGATCACGATGAGGGGCGCGTCCGCTGGGGGCTGCGCGATCGCCGCCGCAGGTGCCAACCCGAGCGATAGCATGATGAGAAGGCGATTCATCCTACATGTAGGATATCATCCCACTTGGCAGGGCCAACATTTTCGCTGGCCTCCCCGCGCCGCGCGCTGCCGAAGGGCGCACCGTCCCCCCGGCGCGCCCGCCGCGGCCGGCTGTCGACGGCAGGCGCCGGCAATCGCCCGCCTTGACCCAACCCATTTATTTCGCTACGTTTTTTCCATGTCGAGGTCGTCGCACCGGGCGCTCGACGCGAGCCTCGTGTTGCTGGCGGCGATGGGGGTCGAGCTGGCGCTCAACCGCCTGGCCGTCCCGGCCCTCCGGCCGCTCGACCGCTCGCCGCCGGGGTGGTACGCCGCCCTCGACCACGCGGCTCTGTTCGTCTTCCATTTCGCGTCGGTCCTCGCGGTCGCGGTGCTCTTGCGCGCGATCTGGCAAACCGTCGCGGACGCGCCGCGCAGCCGAGCCGTGCGCGGCGCCCTCGCGGCGTCCGGGTTCGCCGCGGCCGCCACGAGCGGATGGGCCATCGTCTGCACGCCGTCGCTTCGGCTCCAGTTCGCGCTCCAGACGGCGTTCTCCGCGACCATTGCGGTCATCGTGTTGTCGCAGGTGCGACGGCGCGGCCACCTGTGGACGAAGCTCGGCGTCGTCGTCGTCGCGGTGCCCCTGTTGGCGCAGTACTACGCCCCGTTCGTGTTGCGCGTGATCGACGGCGCCGACCTGTCGCTGTTCCCGAACATCCCGCATCACGAGTTGCCCAACCGCGTGCGGAACTGGGGCCAGGTGTCCATCGCCGTCGCGGCGCTCGCCTCCCCGTACCTGTTCGCGCCCCGCCCCGCGCGATGGTCTCTCGCAAAACCGGCCCCGCTCGTGGTCGCCACGTTCGTCGGTCTGGTCGCCGGCATCGTCGTTCGCGAACAGCGCGCCGTCGGCACCGAACTCGCAATGATGGGGCTCGGCATCGACATCGGCCCGACCGGCGCGCCCCACGGCATGGTCGGCATCTACCTGCTCGCGCTCGTGTCCATCACGTGGACGCTGGTGTCGTGCCTGATCGCCGAGGCCCCGGCGCGACGGCGAATCGGAGTCGGTCTCGGCCTGCTCGTCGTCGCGGGCTACGCGTTCGCGTGGCCGCTGCAGTACGCGGTCGCCCTCGTCGGCCTGTTGGCGATCGACCGGGCGGCCGACGACGTGCGCCGCCAGGAATCGGAGTTGGAGGCGGCCGGCGCCGCGTTCCACCTGCCCGCAATCGCGGCGGCGGCGTGGGCCGACTACGTCCGGTCGATCGTGAACGCGCTCGGCGGCGACACCCACGCGCAGTCAATGACGAGCCAGCACGGTCACGGCGCGACGGTCACGCACATCGTCGGACGCCGGCGCGGTGTGCCGATGCAACTGCGCATCACCCGCAGCCACGGCGCGGTCCAGGTCGTC
Protein-coding regions in this window:
- the rdgB gene encoding RdgB/HAM1 family non-canonical purine NTP pyrophosphatase encodes the protein MSRPHRPRLVFATHNRGKVAELRELLADLPIDVLSADDVPLPAVVEDGDTFEANAIRKARAAAAATGLPALADDSGIEVDALGGAPGVHSARYAGAHGDDAANNARLLADLEDVPDDRRTARFRAVLALCDGDTVLTATGVCEGRVLRQPRGTGGFGYDPLFFVPELGATFAEVGVGTKGGCSHRARAMAALKPLLIDHFRLAKRPPTG
- a CDS encoding N-acetylmuramoyl-L-alanine amidase; this encodes MNRLLIMLSLGLAPAAAIAQPPADAPLIVIDPGHGGANTGAPGAEPGVYEKRETLAMARCVAERLRAAGFRVALTRERDEYVSLRDRVRRAHALGADRFVSIHFNATERHDQRGYETYVLTPEAIEVDAPALRYDDGPARAGVDRRTAALLDDVERSLALPASAALALRVQRALRSVRGPEGDRGVRQDAMHVLLGLTMPAVLVEVGFLDHPIEGPQLRRPDTRAAICEALASAMAGP
- a CDS encoding ribonuclease PH — translated: MPRPDGRANDELRPLSITPRFQRHPAGSALIRLGDTWVVCAASIEDRVPPFVETPGTGWVTAEYAMLPSATHTRGRRSQGGRDKEIQRLIGRALRAVVAFDQLGERTVTLDCDVLQADGGTRCASITGGCVALALALGDGAPALRERVAAVSVGIVDGEVRLDLSYEEDAAAEVDMNVVMTESGRLVEVQGTAERQPFDRAQLAAMLDLAAGGIRRLCAAQQAAIDAAREGGHT